In Pseudomonas sp. MYb327, one DNA window encodes the following:
- a CDS encoding arginyltransferase — translation MTELARLKFYATQPHSCSYLPEEQATTLFLDPSQPMDVHVYADLSEMGFRRSGDHLYRPHCQNCNACVPARIPVGQFTPNRQQKRIFKRNADLQVRPAKPGFSEEYFDLYQRYIEQRHADGDMYPPSRDQFSTFLVRDLPFSRFYEFRLDGRLLAIAVTDLLPNGLSAVYTFYEPAEERRSLGRFAILWQIAEARRLGLDAVYLGYWIKNCKKMSYKTQYRPIELLINQRWVVLN, via the coding sequence ATGACCGAGTTGGCGCGTTTGAAGTTCTATGCCACTCAGCCCCACTCTTGCAGCTATCTGCCTGAGGAGCAGGCCACGACCCTGTTCCTCGATCCCAGCCAGCCCATGGATGTGCATGTCTATGCAGACCTGTCGGAAATGGGTTTTCGTCGCAGTGGCGACCACTTGTATCGGCCTCATTGCCAGAACTGCAATGCCTGCGTACCGGCGCGTATTCCTGTAGGTCAATTCACGCCCAACCGTCAGCAGAAACGCATTTTCAAACGTAACGCAGACTTGCAGGTGCGCCCGGCCAAACCGGGTTTCAGCGAAGAGTATTTCGACCTCTATCAGCGCTACATCGAACAGCGCCATGCCGATGGGGACATGTACCCGCCCAGCCGCGATCAGTTTTCGACCTTCCTGGTTCGCGACTTGCCGTTTTCACGCTTCTACGAATTTCGTCTCGACGGACGGCTGTTGGCCATCGCCGTCACCGACCTTCTGCCGAACGGTCTGTCGGCGGTCTACACCTTCTATGAACCCGCCGAAGAACGCCGAAGCTTGGGACGCTTTGCCATTCTCTGGCAAATTGCCGAAGCCCGGCGCCTGGGGCTGGACGCGGTTTACTTAGGTTACTGGATCAAAAACTGCAAAAAAATGAGCTACAAGACCCAATATCGGCCCATTGAACTGCTGATTAACCAGCGCTGGGTCGTTCTGAACTAG
- the infA gene encoding translation initiation factor IF-1, whose product MSKEDSFEMEGTVVDTLPNTMFRVELENGHVVTAHISGKMRKNYIRILTGDKVRVELTPYDLSKGRITYRAR is encoded by the coding sequence ATGTCGAAAGAAGACAGCTTCGAAATGGAAGGCACTGTCGTCGACACCCTGCCCAACACCATGTTTCGTGTGGAGTTGGAAAATGGGCACGTCGTAACCGCGCATATTTCCGGCAAGATGCGCAAGAACTACATCCGTATTCTTACCGGTGACAAGGTGCGCGTCGAGCTGACGCCCTATGACTTGAGCAAAGGGCGCATCACTTACCGCGCTCGCTAA
- the aat gene encoding leucyl/phenylalanyl-tRNA--protein transferase — translation MLTWLQRNTLTFPPLEKAMREPNGLLAAGGDLSADRLIRAYRHGCFPWFSEGQPILWWSPDPRTVLFPDELHVSRSLGKLLRQQRYQVTFDQDFAAVIRACAAPREYADGTWITEAMQDAYIELHRRGHAHSVEVWDQGELVGGLYGLAMGRLFFGESMFSRADNASKYGFATLVRHLKDSGFMLIDCQMPTDHLHSLGARAIARSAFAGYLAQYLDQPSGATWVC, via the coding sequence ATGCTGACTTGGTTACAACGCAACACCCTGACTTTCCCGCCGCTGGAAAAAGCCATGCGCGAGCCCAACGGGCTGCTGGCCGCCGGCGGCGACCTGTCCGCCGATCGGCTCATCCGCGCCTACCGCCACGGTTGTTTCCCATGGTTCTCGGAAGGCCAGCCGATTCTCTGGTGGTCGCCGGATCCCCGCACCGTTTTGTTTCCCGACGAACTGCACGTCTCCCGCAGCCTGGGCAAACTGCTGCGCCAACAACGCTATCAAGTGACCTTCGACCAGGATTTTGCCGCGGTCATCCGCGCCTGCGCCGCACCGCGGGAATACGCCGATGGCACCTGGATCACCGAAGCCATGCAGGACGCGTACATAGAATTGCACCGGCGTGGCCATGCGCATTCGGTGGAGGTCTGGGACCAGGGAGAACTCGTCGGCGGGCTGTATGGCCTGGCCATGGGGCGGCTATTTTTCGGCGAGTCCATGTTCAGTCGCGCCGACAACGCCTCGAAATATGGCTTTGCCACACTGGTGCGGCATCTGAAAGACTCCGGTTTCATGCTGATCGATTGCCAGATGCCAACCGACCATCTGCATAGCCTGGGTGCCCGAGCGATCGCCCGTAGCGCGTTTGCCGGCTATCTGGCGCAGTATCTGGACCAGCCCAGCGGCGCAACCTGGGTTTGCTGA